A stretch of Cucumis sativus cultivar 9930 chromosome 2, Cucumber_9930_V3, whole genome shotgun sequence DNA encodes these proteins:
- the LOC101211333 gene encoding SNW/SKI-interacting protein, protein MATLKDLLPAVKSTTVTHYDHSNDPWFKQRFSSSEAEQTSVVKANPVPPYLKRSGFVPRRVEDFGDGGAFPEIHIAQYPLDMGRDKSSKPGSKILPVTVDAHGNVAYDAIVKQNENSKKIVYSQHKDLIPKILKNDEESDEGEDLQKEIDETTEETKSALEKIVNVRLSAAQPKNVAKQSSDSKFIKYKPSQQAAAFNSGAKERIIRMVEMPVDPLEPPKFKHKRVPKASGSPPVPVMHSPPRPVTVKDQQDWKIPPCISNWKNPKGYTIPLDKRLAADGRGLQEVQINDNFAKLSEALYVAEQKAREAVAMRSKVQKEMLMKQKEKKELELRALAQKARSERTGAAPPSAVHYSSERSTVDRDTSEISVEFERVREKEKDLPKESREEREERLQREKIREERRRERERERRLEAKDAAMGKKSKITRDRDRDISEKVALGMASTGAGREGEVMYDQRLFNQDKGMDSGFANDDQYNIYDRGLFTAQPTLSTLYRPKKDADSDMYGGADEQLDKITKTDRFKPDKSFSGTSERSGPRDRPVEFEREVEEADPFGLDQFLTEVKKGKKAMDKVGSGGTMRASGGSSTRDGYDGGSGRTRIGFERGH, encoded by the coding sequence ATGGCAACTCTGAAAGACCTTCTTCCTGCTGTAAAGTCAACAACTGTGACACACTATGATCACTCAAATGATCCATGGTTCAAGCAGCGGTTTAGTTCATCCGAAGCAGAGCAAACTTCTGTTGTAAAGGCCAATCCCGTGCCGCCTTACTTGAAGCGTAGTGGCTTTGTTCCACGGAGAGTAGAGGATTTTGGAGATGGTGGTGCTTTCCCAGAGATTCACATTGCTCAATACCCACTTGACATGGGTAGAGACAAATCATCAAAGCCTGGATCGAAGATCCTTCCTGTTACGGTGGATGCTCATGGAAATGTTGCATATGATGCTATTGTCAAACAGaatgaaaattctaaaaagaTCGTTTATTCACAACACAAAGACCTCATTCCAAAGATCttgaaaaatgatgaagaGAGTGATGAAGGTGAAGATCTGCAGAAAGAGATTGACGAAACAACAGAGGAAACAAAGTCTGCACTTGAAAAGATAGTGAATGTGAGATTGAGTGCAGCTCAGCCTAAAAATGTAGCCAAGCAATCTTcagattcaaaatttattaagtatAAACCGTCTCAGCAAGCAGCAGCTTTTAATTCAGGCGCCAAGGAGAGAATCATTAGAATGGTGGAAATGCCTGTCGATCCACTTGAGCCTCCAAAGTTCAAGCATAAGCGTGTTCCTAAAGCTTCTGGGTCTCCTCCTGTGCCAGTCATGCATTCCCCTCCTCGTCCTGTCACCGTGAAGGATCAACAGGATTGGAAGATACCGCCTTGTATTTCAAATTGGAAGAATCCAAAAGGTTACACAATTCCACTTGACAAGCGGCTTGCAGCTGATGGAAGAGGCCTTCAAGAGGTGCAAATCAACGATAATTTTGCCAAGCTATCCGAAGCTTTATATGTTGCAGAACAGAAAGCTAGAGAAGCAGTTGCAATGAGATCTAAGGTTCAGAAAGAAATGCTTATGAAgcaaaaggagaagaaggagTTGGAGCTTCGAGCCTTAGCTCAAAAGGCTCGGTCTGAGAGAACTGGTGCTGCGCCTCCTTCTGCAGTTCATTATTCATCTGAGAGGAGCACTGTTGATAGAGATACTTCTGAAATAAGCGTGGAGTTCGAGCGtgttagagaaaaagaaaaggatttaCCAAAGGAATCAAGGGAAGAAAGGGAAGAGCGGTTGCAGCGTGAGAAGATTCGTGAGGAACGACGTCGAGagagggaaagggaaagaaggtTGGAGGCGAAAGATGCAGCAATGGGAAAGAAGAGCAAGATTACAAGAGATAGAGATCGCGATATTAGTGAGAAAGTTGCACTTGGTATGGCTTCTACTGGAGCAGGTAGAGAAGGAGAAGTTATGTATGATCAAAGGCTATTTAACCAAGATAAAGGAATGGACTCGGGATTTGCCAACGACGACCAGTACAATATATACGACAGGGGTTTATTTACTGCTCAACCCACTCTCTCAACCCTTTACAGACCTAAAAAAGATGCCGATTCCGACATGTACGGTGGTGCTGATGAACAGCTAGACAAGATTACGAAAACAGATCGCTTCAAACCAGACAAGTCATTCTCAGGCACATCAGAAAGGTCCGGACCTAGAGACCGACCAGTTGAGTTTGAaagagaagttgaagaagcCGATCCATTTGGACTCGATCAGTTCTTGACTGAAGTGAAGAAAGGTAAGAAAGCTATGGATAAAGTTGGCAGTGGTGGGACAATGAGAGCCAGTGGTGGCTCATCGACGCGAGATGGCTACGATGGTGGCTCAGGTAGAACTCGCATTGGATTTGAAAGAGGGCATTAG
- the LOC101211583 gene encoding protein phosphatase 1 regulatory inhibitor subunit PPP1R7 homolog, protein MAAVSEPSPVSESKEDDLNSTFLDLTSFQLHDLDSIELPSSLTELDLTANRLTNLDPRIGELSNLKKLSLRQNLINNAAVESLSHWNALSGLEELILRDNQMTKIPDASIFKRLLVFDVSFNEITSLHGLSKVSNTLKELYVSKNEVTKMEELDHFLQLQILELGSNRLRVMENMENLTNLQELWLGRNRIKAVNLCGLKCLKKISLQSNRLTSMTGFEDCVALEELYLSHNGISKIEGVSTLVNLRILDVSSNKLTSVSDVQNLTCLEDLWLNDNQIESLETIAEDVAGSREKLTTIYLENNPCAKTSNYCARLKEIFPNIQQIDSEIFTKL, encoded by the exons ATGGCCGCCGTAAGCGAACCATCGCCAGTTTCGGAATCGAAGGAGGATGATCTCAATTCTACGTTTCTTGATCTCACCAGCTTTCAGCTCCATGACCTCGACTCTATCGAGTTGCCTTCGAGTTTAACGGAATTGGACCTGACCGCAAATCGACTTACGAATTTGGACCCTCGGATTGGAGAGCTCTCGAACCTGAAGAAGCTCTCTCTTCGTCAGAATCTCATCAATAATGCTGCTGTTGAATCGCTATCTCACTGGAACGCACTGTCAGGTCTCGAG GAACTTATTCTCAGAGACAATCAAATGACGAAGATACCTGATGCGAGCATATTCAAGAGGCTTTTAGTATTTGATGTTTCTTTCAACGAAATCACTTCGTTACATGGCTTATCGAAGGTCTCCAATACACTGAAGGAACTTTATGTATCTAAGAATGAAGTTACTAAAATGGAAGAGCTAGATCACTTCCTTCAGTTGCAGATTCTTGAGCTTGGTTCCAATAGACTGCGG GTAATGGAGAATATGGAAAACTTAACCAATTTACAAGAGCTATGGTTAGGGCGTAACCGAATTAAGGCAGTAAACCTTTGTGGACTGAAATGTCTCAAGAAAATTAGTCTGCAAAGCAACCGTTTGACTTCAATGACAGGATTTGAG GACTGTGTTGCTTTGGAAGAACTGTATCTAAGCCATAATGgaatttcaaaaattgaagGTGTTTCAACCTTAGTCAATCTTCGGATATTGGATGTCTCTTCAAATAAGCTAACGAGTGTGAGTGACGTTCAAAATCTGACATG TTTAGAAGATTTATGGCTTAACGACAACCAAATTGAATCACTTGAAACGATCGCTGAGGATGTTGCTGGTTCGAGAGAGAAACTGACAACCATATACCTTGAGAACAATCCATGT GCGAAGACTTCAAATTATTGTGCCAGACTAAAAGAGATCTTTCCAAACATTCAGCAAATTGATTCAGAGATCTTTACGAAGTTATGA